The following proteins are co-located in the Tolypothrix sp. NIES-4075 genome:
- a CDS encoding DICT sensory domain-containing protein, translating to MNVSLAQDLSIYQLALSVQTPPQPLSLSPATLLSLVRSQIDLLIEQKIAATLWVKLPPQKIWQSELARYHSWVKVSDVIYSCDVGSVQSSIEVRSSDDSNAHFGKSEEKGIISSLHHRQVQLLPHSQLRREYFLMVLSPQFCSLILAQRCLTTSRFSSPSPIGDATRTETLTRTRGLSATRSANASTPKIRKTPKTKALLTINTFEGRIIQRVLDGIKQATAPDSFSLVPADFICPSVPDATLMSSLLQKQLQRQEEINRQIAVERSSKVQQQNQKQHNKEELKDEYLNNVCQELRSPLTHMKTALSLLNSPNLKPPQRQRYLQMLNNLCDRQSSLITGLLDLVELERNLDLTTLESVRLSEIVPGVVSTYQPLAQEKGILLAYTVPNDLPAVRCVTGRLRQIVINLLHNSIKFTPNGGQVSVRAFLGGTSPREGIQKASTTALGKSNYVQLEFRDTGIGIAENEIPKIFDRFYRVRSGTTEDKGGAGLGLMIVQQLLRHCGGSISVKSKLSEGSIFTVQLVVSG from the coding sequence ATGAATGTTTCTCTAGCTCAGGATCTGTCTATATATCAGCTAGCTTTGAGCGTACAAACGCCTCCACAACCATTATCTCTTAGTCCTGCTACTCTGCTGTCACTGGTGCGATCGCAAATTGACTTATTAATTGAGCAAAAAATTGCAGCCACTTTATGGGTGAAGCTACCACCACAGAAAATTTGGCAATCAGAATTAGCGCGTTATCACTCGTGGGTAAAAGTGTCTGATGTCATCTATAGTTGTGACGTGGGTTCGGTGCAAAGCTCCATAGAAGTCCGAAGTTCAGATGACTCAAATGCACACTTCGGGAAAAGTGAGGAAAAAGGCATTATTTCATCACTTCATCACCGCCAAGTGCAACTACTCCCACATAGCCAACTGCGACGGGAATACTTTTTAATGGTATTGTCACCGCAGTTTTGTAGTTTAATTTTGGCACAGCGATGTCTGACGACAAGCCGCTTCTCTTCTCCTTCTCCTATCGGAGACGCTACGCGAACGGAGACGCTAACGCGAACCAGAGGCTTGTCTGCGACACGCTCCGCGAACGCGTCTACGCCCAAAATACGCAAAACCCCTAAAACAAAAGCGTTACTAACGATAAATACTTTTGAGGGAAGAATAATTCAGCGAGTTTTAGATGGTATAAAACAAGCAACTGCACCAGATTCATTTTCTCTCGTCCCGGCTGATTTTATTTGCCCAAGCGTGCCGGATGCAACACTGATGAGTTCCCTGCTGCAAAAACAACTTCAACGACAAGAAGAAATTAATCGACAAATCGCTGTTGAACGCTCAAGCAAAGTTCAGCAGCAAAATCAAAAACAGCACAATAAAGAAGAACTTAAGGATGAATACTTAAACAATGTGTGTCAAGAATTGCGTTCACCTTTAACGCACATGAAAACTGCACTTTCATTGTTGAATTCTCCCAATCTCAAACCGCCGCAGCGACAACGTTATTTACAAATGTTGAATAATTTGTGCGATCGCCAAAGTTCCCTAATTACTGGTTTATTGGATCTGGTAGAATTAGAGCGCAATTTAGACTTAACTACTTTAGAGTCTGTACGCCTCTCGGAGATTGTACCTGGGGTAGTCAGTACCTATCAACCCTTAGCCCAAGAAAAAGGCATTCTGCTTGCCTACACCGTACCTAATGACCTGCCAGCCGTTAGATGTGTCACTGGTAGGTTAAGGCAGATTGTAATTAATTTATTGCATAACAGTATTAAGTTTACACCTAATGGTGGTCAAGTATCAGTACGAGCCTTTCTCGGCGGAACTTCCCCCCGTGAAGGCATTCAAAAAGCATCTACCACTGCTCTTGGTAAAAGCAATTATGTCCAACTAGAATTTCGCGACACAGGTATAGGTATTGCCGAAAACGAGATTCCCAAAATCTTCGATCGCTTTTATCGCGTGCGTTCAGGTACAACAGAAGACAAGGGAGGCGCCGGTTTAGGGTTAATGATTGTTCAGCAACTGCTGCGACACTGTGGAGGCTCGATATCTGTCAAAAGTAAACTGTCTGAAGGTTCTATTTTTACAGTACAGTTAGTGGTTAGTGGATAG